From the Octadecabacter arcticus 238 genome, the window ACGATCCGCGTTTTGCAGAGGTGCGCCTGTACCTGGACAACGACGACGCTGGCAGTGCTGCCAGCCGCAAACTGTTCGAGCACGCGCAAGATGCCGCAAAACTTGTCGATATGCGCAGCTACTACGCAGGCTATGAGGATCTCAACGCCTGGCTCCTCGGGCGCAAATCGTAAACTGCGCCTCTTCCATACCTTTTTTTATTTTCAAAAATAGAAAGCAACAACCTGAGCTGACGGGGGGCCGTAAGGCTCCCTGTTGTTGTTTAATATGTTTAAGAAACAACGTTTAAAGTGTTTAGGGGCTGAAAAGTGGCTTAGAAACAGGATGTTACGGGGGGTAAGGTGAACGTTTATGGGATGAAAGGTGAATGGATATGGGAGCAAGCCGCCCTAATAGGTGAACGTTTATGGGATGAAAGGTGAAAGGATATGGGAGCATAGGTGAACGTTTATGGGAGCAGTCAATAAATCCTCGTAAAGTACTGATAAATGGCGACAAAATGCGGCACAGGTTATGTAAGGTGTATGTTTATGGGGTTTTAAGGTGAATGGATATGGGAGCGACGCCTTAGAAAGCTGATAACAAAGGGAAAAAGTACCGAAGGTATATGTTTAGGGGGCAATAGGTGAAAGGATATGGGAGCAAACTCAAGGCTCTGAAAAATAAGAGAATTAGGATCACGCGAAGCGTTCAAACCATCCCTTGAAGGTGTATGTTTGTGGGGCAAGGTGAAAGGATATGG encodes:
- a CDS encoding toprim domain-containing protein, producing the protein METCLPYINDPRFAEVRLYLDNDDAGSAASRKLFEHAQDAAKLVDMRSYYAGYEDLNAWLLGRKS